From the genome of Triticum aestivum cultivar Chinese Spring chromosome 3B, IWGSC CS RefSeq v2.1, whole genome shotgun sequence, one region includes:
- the LOC123069740 gene encoding pto-interacting protein 1, translated as MGCFSCCGADDVGKKKKRDDPYVPVPAPGGNYGYNRGPAPTHAVRTSRSQLIEVPAIPLDEIKEITKNFSSDALIGEGSYARVFLGVLKDGKKSAVKRLDSSKQPDQEFLVQVSAVSRLKHDNVIQLLGYCALGSTRILAYEYATRGSLHDVLHGKKGVKGSQPGPVLSWMQRARIAVSAARGLEFLHEKAEPRVVHRDIKSSNILLFDNDVAKIGDFDVSNQAPDMAARLHSTRVLGTFGYHAPEYAMTGQLSAKSDVYSFGVVLLELLTGRKPVDHTLPRGQQSLVTWATPRLSEDKVRQCLDPKLGVDYPPKAVAKMAAVAALCVQYEADFRPNMGIVVKALAPLLNTRTSNRPAGSASSVAVE; from the exons ATGGGGTGCTTTTCCTGCTGCGGAGCCGATGATGTTGGCAAGAAAAAGAAGCGCGATGATCCTTATGTTCCGGTCCCTGCCCCAG GGGGTAACTATGGTTATAACCGGGGGCCAGCGCCAACCCATGCCGTCCGTACCAGTAGAAGCCAGCTAATTGAAGTACCAGCCATTCCCCTAGACGAAATTAAGGAAATAACCAAGAACTTCAGCAGTGATGCTCTTATAGGAGAGGGTTCATACGCAAGAGTTTTCCTTGGTGTACTGAAGGATGGCAAGAAATCTGCAGTGAAGAGGCTTGACTCCAGCAAACAGCCTGACCAAGAATTCCTTGTGCAG GTCTCGGCTGTTTCAAGACTCAAGCATGACAATGTCATCCAACTTCTCGGGTACTGTGCTTTAGGGAGCACCCGTATTCTTGCTTATGAGTATGCAACAAGGGGCTCCTTGCATGATGTTCTCCATG GTAAAAAGGGCGTCAAGGGATCCCAACCAGGACCAGTCCTATCGTGGATGCAGCGGGCGAGGATTGCTGTAAGCGCCGCGAGAGGGCTCGAATTCCTCCACGAGAAGGCAGAGCCACGTGTCGTCCACCGTGATATCAAGTCCAGCAACATACTGCTCTTTGACAACGATGTTGCAAAAATAGGAGATTTCGATGTGTCTAATCAGGCCCCTGACATGGCTGCACGCCTTCATTCTACACGTGTTCTTGGCACCTTTGGTTATCATGCTCCTGA GTATGCAATGACTGGGCAGTTAAGCGCAAAGAGCGATGTATATAGCTTTGGAGTGGTGTTGTTGGAGCTTTTAACTGGCCGCAAACCAGTTGATCATACACTTCCCCGTGGCCAGCAGAGCCTTGTGACATGG GCTACACCAAGGCTAAGTGAAGACAAGGTGCGGCAATGTTTAGATCCAAAGCTTGGTGTGGATTACCCTCCAAAGGCTGTCGCCAag ATGGCTGCCGTGGCTGCCCTGTGCGTGCAGTACGAGGCGGATTTCCGGCCAAACATGGGCATCGTCGTCAAGGCTCTGGCCCCGCTGCTGAACACCCGGACAAGCAACCGACCTGCCGGCTCGGCCTCCAGCGTCGCCGTCGAGTGA